The following are encoded in a window of Castanea sativa cultivar Marrone di Chiusa Pesio chromosome 9, ASM4071231v1 genomic DNA:
- the LOC142610802 gene encoding protein S40-4-like, with protein MATRKNFHAKSSYNIYSSTSSESDNNNNHNPVASDSLFEFDEADVWNSNHVSPLETKKTLPTPRQLKKVTRKRDIGDRTMVASTSLPMDIPDWSKILKDDYRDHRKRDSDEDVVDDDEHEDQDYRFPPHEYLARTRGASFSVHEGKGRTLKGMDLRRVRNAIWEKVGFEG; from the coding sequence ATGGCAACTAGGAAAAATTTCCATGCAAAATCCAGTTACAACATCTACTCATCAACCAGTTCAGAGagtgacaacaacaacaaccacaacccaGTTGCCTCCGACAGTCTCTTCGAGTTTGATGAAGCTGATGTTTGGAATTCCAATCATGTCTCACCACTTGAGACCAAGAAAACATTGCCAACACCTCGGCAACTTAAGAAAGTGACTAGGAAGAGGGACATAGGGGACAGGACCATGGTGGCATCAACATCATTGCCTATGGACATACCAGACTGGTCGAAGATTCTTAAAGATGACTATAGAGACCATAGAAAGAGAGACAGCGATGAAgatgttgttgatgatgatgagcatGAAGATCAAGATTACAGGTTTCCTCCTCATGAGTATTTAGCAAGGACTCGAGGTGCTTCTTTTTCTGTTCATGAAGGGAAAGGTAGGACTTTGAAAGGCATGGACTTGCGCCGTGTGAGGAATGCAATTTGGGAGAAAGTTGGGTTTGAAGGTTAG